The stretch of DNA TTTGCAAGTGCCACTTTTCAGGCCTGAGGTTTATTAATTTTCGACAATAACGCTGTCTTTCGACAGAGAAAATTAATTATCCATTACTTGCTGTTGTAATAATGGATAGGAAAGGACAATCCGATGAACAGGTTAATATTTGCGCTGTTATTTTTATTAATAATGTCGCCGAAGATTTTTGCTTTAACATTGCAGGATGCACTCAACATTGCACTAACTGAAGATCCTGCACAACATATTTATGAAAACCAACAAAATGCATTAATGGCAATGGGAAAAGCTAGCGCGACGCTTGCAGACCCCATGATAAAGTTGGGAATGGCTAATGTACCTAGCGATAGTTTTTCATTAGACAAGGATCCCATGACCCAGCTTAGTTTCGGCTTATCACAGCAGTTTAGTCGTGGTCAGTCCCGTAGTATTAGGCAAAAAGGGTTCAACCTACAGTCCCAAGCTAGCGCATATCAAGCACAAGAAAGGCGTCTATTAGTCAGTAAAACAGTGCGTGAATTGTGGCTTAATATTCTTCTTATTGAAAAATCTATGCGCTTAGTTTCTGAAAGTAGAGTGTTGTTTAGTAGCTTTTATGATGATCTCTCTGCACAGTTTTCTCTAGGTCTTGCTGAAAATGAAGATCTAATTAGTGCAGAGATTGAGCTTGGGCAATTCGATGAAAAAATTGCCAAACTTACGCAACAGTCATCGGCATTACGTAGATTATTAAGTGAGTGGATAGGTGAGCGCGCTTATCAGCCACTCACCATTGATTTACCAAAATGGAGTGAAACAATTGCGTATGTTAATAATAATGATGTGGTTAATGAACAACATTATGAATTGCTGACCGAGCATCCTAAAGCAAAAGCATTTAAGCAAAGTGTGTTAGTCGCACAGAGTAATATTAATCTTGCTGAACAAGATTATCAGCCCAGTTTTAAAGTTGAACTAGGTTACGGGAAACGTTTCTCTAAGATGGATAATGGCGAGTCTAGATCTGACCTGCTAAGCGGTTTTGTTTCCATGGATATCCCACTGTTTACTGATCAGCGTCAAGACCAAAAAATGATTGCTGCACAGCATAGCAAAGGACAAAAGCAAGCTGAATATAGACTCTTGCTTCGCCAATTAAATGCGCAGTTAAGCGCTGAAATTGTTAACTACCATCAATTAGTCGCACGACAAATGCGATACAAACAAAGCTTGCTTAAACAAGCAAAACTGCACTCTCAGTTACTAGAGCAAAGCTACCAATCGAATACACGACCATTCAAAGAGGTGATTCAGGCTTATATCCATGAATTAAACCTTTCGCTTGAGTATCAGCAACTCTATTTCGATGGTTTAAAAAGTCTTGCGACCATCCGTTATTTCCAGGGACTTTAAGGAAAAAATAATGCGTTATTTATTAATATTATTGGCAGGCATCACTATCGGTATGCTTAGCAGCCAATCACCAAAAATCAGTTCACTTTTTAATTCACAGCAGCCATTAGAAGCGAGTGAAGAGCCACAAGTATTGTATTGGGTTGCGCCGATGGATGCTAATTATCGTCGAGACAAACCGGGTAAATCGCCCATGGGAATGGATTTAGTACCGGTTTACGAAACGCCCGATAACGAACCTAAAATACTGTATTGGGTTGCGCCAATGGATGCCAATTATCGTCGTGATAAACCGGGTAAATCGCCAATGGGAATGGATTTAGTGCCGGTTTATGAAACTAACCAAGAAGATGAGGCGGGGCTGGTCACGATATCCCCAGCCGTTGAAAACAATTTAGGGGTACGCACAACTGAAGTGGTTAAAGGTGATTTTAATATTGCGATTAATAGCTTAGGAACCGTGCAAGCCAATGAAGATGCATTGTGGCAGATTAATAGTCGCGTTTCTGGTTGGGTTGAAAAACTGTATGTGAAATCGGTCGGTACGCAAGTGCAAAAGGGCGATAAACTGTACGCCCTGTATTCGCCAGAATTAGTAAAAGCACAGGAGTCGCTATTTAATGCGATTAAACTCAATCGTAAGGTATTAGTACAATCTTCAAAAGAGCGTTTACGTGCATTAGGGGTGAGTAATCAACAGATTAAACAGGTTGTTAAGACTAATAAAGTGCAACAAAAAATTATTATTTATGCACCACAAAAAGGCACAATATCGCAATTATTGGTTAATGAAGGGGCTTATATTTCACCATCAACGACAGTGGTCAAAGCGGTAAATCTTGATACGGTTTGGGTTGATGTAGAAGTATTTGCAGCGAAAGTATCTTTAGTGAAATTAGGTGATTTAGCGACCATGACCTTGGATTATTT from Psychromonas sp. psych-6C06 encodes:
- a CDS encoding TolC family protein, which encodes MNRLIFALLFLLIMSPKIFALTLQDALNIALTEDPAQHIYENQQNALMAMGKASATLADPMIKLGMANVPSDSFSLDKDPMTQLSFGLSQQFSRGQSRSIRQKGFNLQSQASAYQAQERRLLVSKTVRELWLNILLIEKSMRLVSESRVLFSSFYDDLSAQFSLGLAENEDLISAEIELGQFDEKIAKLTQQSSALRRLLSEWIGERAYQPLTIDLPKWSETIAYVNNNDVVNEQHYELLTEHPKAKAFKQSVLVAQSNINLAEQDYQPSFKVELGYGKRFSKMDNGESRSDLLSGFVSMDIPLFTDQRQDQKMIAAQHSKGQKQAEYRLLLRQLNAQLSAEIVNYHQLVARQMRYKQSLLKQAKLHSQLLEQSYQSNTRPFKEVIQAYIHELNLSLEYQQLYFDGLKSLATIRYFQGL
- a CDS encoding efflux RND transporter periplasmic adaptor subunit, with translation MRYLLILLAGITIGMLSSQSPKISSLFNSQQPLEASEEPQVLYWVAPMDANYRRDKPGKSPMGMDLVPVYETPDNEPKILYWVAPMDANYRRDKPGKSPMGMDLVPVYETNQEDEAGLVTISPAVENNLGVRTTEVVKGDFNIAINSLGTVQANEDALWQINSRVSGWVEKLYVKSVGTQVQKGDKLYALYSPELVKAQESLFNAIKLNRKVLVQSSKERLRALGVSNQQIKQVVKTNKVQQKIIIYAPQKGTISQLLVNEGAYISPSTTVVKAVNLDTVWVDVEVFAAKVSLVKLGDLATMTLDYFPGKEWQGKVDFIYPEMSPNNRTLRVRLQFDNPTAQLKPNMFSSVTLTSKMDQQRVQIPREAVIYAGNMNRVVLALGEGKYRSVLVKVGLENQHSVEILSGLEVGQKIVTSAQFLLDSESSISADFERMLERQELQMLPAYDPTKEDEDLDWLDFGMLNAPIKEVIL